CTAATTTAAATTTTTTCCATAAATTTATACGCTTATATTTACTTATAGATAAAAAAATTAAATAAAATCCTATTCTAAGATAAAATTTTAATAATCAGAATAACTTCTACAGTCTAGTCAAAAAGAATAGCTAACGGAGACTAACACTTTATGAAAACATTTAATCTACACACAAATAAGATTGACTACTTTTTATAATAAAAAGACAAAAGTTTAAAATCAAATATAATTTGATTGAGAGAATTTACGTTATCTTTTTTAACCGTTAAGATTTTCCGTAAACTGCTAAAAGAAATTACCTAATTATTACATAGAATATATTTATTATAATAAGTAATAATCTGAATAGAGATCTCATTAATCTTTTATTTTATGCTATATTAGAACATTCTTCAACTTTCTTTTCCTCTATACATAGTTCTCCATACACTTCGTCTTCATCTATTCTTAATTTAAAACCTAACTTCTTGCCCAGATTTATCATTGCTATGTTTTCAGGCAAAGTATAAAATCTTACTTTACTCAGACCTAGTTCCTTTGCTTTCTTTATTAACTCTTTGACTATCAAAGCACCTATACCATTCCTTCTATATTGTGGATCGACAACTAAAGAGAATTCTCCATCTTCATAAATACTTCCTTCTCCTACTATTTTATCGTCCTCAGCAATAACTGTTACATGATCTTTTAAAGATACTAACTTTTTTATTTCATTCTCTGAAGGTCTATAAAAA
This genomic window from Acidianus manzaensis contains:
- a CDS encoding GNAT family N-acetyltransferase; translated protein: MVQKSIRIREAKDEDWREIYSLYTRLSDDDLYLRYFHFYRPSENEIKKLVSLKDHVTVIAEDDKIVGEGSIYEDGEFSLVVDPQYRRNGIGALIVKELIKKAKELGLSKVRFYTLPENIAMINLGKKLGFKLRIDEDEVYGELCIEEKKVEECSNIA